In a genomic window of uncultured Flavobacterium sp.:
- a CDS encoding arabinan endo-1,5-alpha-L-arabinosidase codes for MVYKNIKQIFSVLIFLIGSVSFAQEIVVHDPVVIKQKDTYYLYCTGNGISVFSSKDLKNWNPEPQVFKDKPVWADGVAADFKNHIWAPDISLHNNVYYLYYSVSAFAKNTSAIGVATNTTLDPKEKKYKWVDQGIVIQSQPNRDMWNAIDPNLIFDENNTPWLSFGSFWEGLKMVKLNPDLKSIAQPQEWHTISKRKRTFELPDSDPGDGALEAPFIFKKNGYYYQFLSWDLCCRGEKSTYKVVVGRSKNVTGPYVDKDGKLLTEGGGSIVVQGDENYFGVGHNSAYTFDGKDYIFYHAYEKKTNGTPRLVVKEILWDNDLWPVLK; via the coding sequence ATGGTTTATAAAAACATAAAACAAATATTTTCAGTTCTAATCTTCTTGATTGGTTCAGTTTCATTTGCGCAGGAAATAGTCGTTCATGATCCGGTTGTCATTAAACAAAAAGACACTTATTATTTGTATTGCACCGGAAACGGAATCAGTGTTTTTAGTTCGAAAGATTTAAAAAACTGGAATCCCGAACCTCAGGTTTTCAAAGACAAACCCGTTTGGGCAGATGGCGTTGCAGCGGATTTCAAAAACCACATTTGGGCGCCGGATATTTCGTTACATAATAATGTATATTATCTGTATTATTCCGTTTCGGCTTTCGCCAAAAATACTTCGGCGATTGGCGTTGCGACCAATACAACATTAGATCCGAAAGAGAAAAAGTACAAATGGGTCGATCAGGGAATTGTCATTCAATCGCAACCCAATCGAGATATGTGGAACGCGATTGATCCGAATTTAATTTTCGATGAAAACAATACACCTTGGTTATCATTCGGTTCTTTTTGGGAAGGATTAAAAATGGTAAAACTAAATCCAGATTTAAAATCAATCGCACAACCTCAGGAATGGCACACGATTTCGAAACGAAAAAGAACCTTCGAATTACCCGATTCTGATCCTGGAGATGGAGCACTTGAAGCTCCTTTTATCTTCAAGAAAAACGGATATTATTATCAATTTCTTTCTTGGGATTTATGCTGTCGCGGAGAAAAAAGCACTTATAAAGTTGTTGTTGGAAGATCTAAAAATGTAACCGGACCTTACGTCGATAAAGATGGAAAATTATTAACCGAAGGCGGCGGAAGTATTGTAGTTCAGGGCGATGAAAATTACTTTGGCGTAGGCCATAACAGCGCTTATACATTTGATGGGAAAGATTATATTTTTTATCACGCTTACGAAAAGAAAACCAACGGAACTCCAAGATTAGTCGTTAAAGAAATACTTTGGGACAATGATTTATGGCCAGTTTTAAAATAG
- a CDS encoding glycoside hydrolase family 127 protein: MKKYNLPIVTIFMSILIFVSCKETKNDTVQSTKTSVLKAGYEIEPVNIQNVKLTDSFWLPIIKRVQEVTIAYAIQKCNEEGRFENFLIAGKQKTGEVRGQMPFDDTDVYKIIEGASNTLISAPNPKLDRVLDSLIAIVKIGQEKDGYLTTWRTINPAKPPAPWVPVIEGKRWESLQISHECYNAGHLIEAAVVHFEATGKRNFLDIAIKNADLLVKTFGDKPGQVKGVPGHQIVETGLIKLYQITGKEDYLKLAKYFLDNRGNPNNHKLYGEYAQDHIPVIQQNEVVGHAVRAVYMYAGMTDIAAMTKDKGYTDAVNNLWSNMVNKKMYITGGIGSRHDGEAFGANYELPNLTAYNETCAAIGDVYWNHRLHNLTGKSQYFDVIERTMYNGLISGISLDGKEFFYPNALESDGVFKSNRGSCTRQAWFDCSCCPTNLIRFVPSIPGLIYSKSKDVLYVNLYASNNAAFTLGKTDLQISQQTGYPWNGKVNISVNPKKESQFTIKLRVPGWARNEVLPGDLYSYKKASTQKATINLNGEILAIQPENGYFTITRNWKKGDKINLNFPMEVQEVETNTKVETNKNKVALEYGPIVYAVEEIDNKTNFDKIDISSSDTFRVKKEPNLLQGVNVIENSKFKAIPYYSWSNRGVGKMKVWLDYEK, from the coding sequence ATGAAAAAATATAATTTACCAATAGTAACGATTTTCATGTCAATTCTGATTTTTGTTTCCTGTAAAGAAACGAAGAACGATACTGTGCAATCGACTAAAACTTCTGTCTTAAAAGCAGGTTACGAAATAGAACCGGTTAACATTCAAAATGTAAAATTGACCGATTCTTTTTGGTTGCCAATTATCAAAAGAGTGCAGGAAGTTACGATTGCATACGCCATTCAGAAATGTAATGAAGAAGGTCGTTTTGAGAATTTTTTAATCGCAGGAAAACAAAAAACCGGAGAAGTTCGAGGACAAATGCCTTTTGATGATACCGATGTTTATAAGATTATCGAAGGCGCATCAAATACTTTAATTTCTGCACCAAACCCAAAATTAGATCGCGTTTTAGATTCCTTAATTGCCATTGTAAAAATTGGTCAGGAAAAAGATGGTTACTTGACAACATGGAGAACCATAAATCCTGCAAAACCGCCCGCGCCTTGGGTTCCTGTAATTGAAGGAAAACGTTGGGAATCATTGCAAATTAGCCACGAATGCTACAATGCAGGACATTTGATCGAAGCTGCAGTTGTACATTTTGAAGCAACAGGAAAAAGAAATTTCCTTGATATCGCTATCAAAAATGCAGATTTATTAGTGAAAACTTTTGGTGATAAACCAGGTCAGGTAAAAGGAGTTCCGGGACATCAAATTGTAGAAACGGGTTTGATCAAATTATATCAAATTACCGGAAAAGAAGATTATTTAAAGTTAGCCAAATACTTTCTAGACAATCGCGGAAACCCGAATAATCATAAATTATATGGCGAATATGCACAAGATCATATTCCGGTTATTCAGCAAAATGAAGTTGTTGGTCACGCCGTAAGAGCCGTTTATATGTACGCAGGAATGACAGATATTGCCGCAATGACAAAAGACAAAGGTTACACAGATGCTGTAAATAATTTGTGGAGCAATATGGTCAACAAAAAAATGTACATCACTGGCGGAATTGGTTCGAGACACGACGGAGAAGCTTTTGGAGCCAATTATGAATTGCCAAACTTAACGGCGTATAACGAAACTTGCGCTGCAATTGGCGATGTATATTGGAATCATAGATTGCATAATTTAACTGGGAAATCACAATATTTTGATGTGATCGAAAGAACAATGTACAACGGATTAATCTCGGGAATTTCGCTTGACGGAAAAGAATTTTTCTATCCAAATGCCTTAGAATCTGATGGTGTTTTTAAATCTAACAGAGGATCTTGTACACGTCAGGCTTGGTTTGATTGTTCTTGTTGTCCAACAAACTTAATCCGATTTGTGCCTTCGATTCCGGGACTTATTTATTCGAAATCAAAAGATGTTTTATATGTCAATTTGTATGCTTCAAACAACGCCGCTTTTACGTTGGGAAAAACCGATTTACAGATTTCACAGCAAACCGGATATCCTTGGAACGGGAAAGTAAATATTTCGGTTAACCCGAAAAAAGAAAGCCAATTCACAATCAAATTGAGAGTTCCGGGTTGGGCAAGAAATGAAGTTTTGCCGGGAGATTTATATTCTTATAAAAAAGCTTCAACTCAAAAAGCAACGATTAATCTGAATGGAGAAATATTAGCAATTCAGCCAGAAAACGGATATTTCACCATTACCAGAAATTGGAAAAAAGGAGATAAAATCAATCTTAATTTTCCAATGGAAGTTCAGGAAGTTGAAACAAATACAAAAGTTGAAACCAATAAAAACAAAGTCGCTTTAGAATACGGACCAATCGTTTATGCAGTAGAAGAAATTGACAATAAAACTAATTTCGATAAAATTGATATCAGTTCTTCAGACACTTTCAGAGTAAAAAAAGAACCTAATTTATTGCAAGGTGTAAACGTAATCGAAAATTCAAAATTCAAAGCAATTCCTTATTATTCTTGGTCAAATCGAGGAGTTGGCAAGATGAAAGTTTGGTTGGATTATGAGAAGTAG
- a CDS encoding glycoside hydrolase family 43 protein, which produces MKNIILLLVLLAFCQTIQSQIDPSKFNNPIIKDQYTGDPAALVYKDKVYLYAGHDEAPNDFNFYKMNEWVVYSSSDMKKWESHPVPLKVTDFAWAKGDAWASQVIERNGKFYWYVTVHHGSIEGKSIGIAVSDSPTGPFKDALGKALITNDMTKFTDISWDDIDPTVYIDNDGQAYLFWGNTSCHYAKLKENMIELDGPIHHIDLPHFTEAPWIHKHKEWYYLSYAYEFPEKIAYAMSKSITGPWEFKGILNELAGNSNTNHQSIIDFKGQSYFIYHNGASQPNGGSFRRSVCVDKLYYNKDGTMKRVVMTSEGIQ; this is translated from the coding sequence ATGAAAAATATAATATTACTTTTAGTTTTGCTTGCCTTCTGTCAAACAATTCAAAGCCAAATTGATCCATCAAAATTCAATAATCCAATTATAAAAGATCAATATACAGGAGATCCTGCAGCATTGGTTTACAAAGACAAAGTCTATTTATACGCTGGTCATGATGAAGCGCCAAACGATTTTAATTTTTATAAAATGAATGAATGGGTTGTGTATTCTTCATCAGATATGAAAAAATGGGAATCACATCCAGTGCCTTTAAAAGTAACCGATTTTGCATGGGCAAAAGGTGATGCTTGGGCTTCTCAGGTAATCGAAAGAAACGGAAAATTCTATTGGTATGTAACCGTTCATCACGGATCTATAGAAGGAAAATCAATTGGAATTGCGGTTTCAGATAGTCCAACCGGACCTTTTAAAGATGCCTTAGGAAAAGCCTTAATTACAAATGACATGACCAAATTTACCGATATAAGCTGGGACGATATCGATCCAACGGTTTATATCGATAACGATGGACAAGCGTATTTGTTTTGGGGAAATACGTCTTGCCATTATGCAAAATTAAAAGAGAATATGATCGAACTTGACGGACCAATTCACCACATAGATTTACCACATTTTACAGAAGCGCCGTGGATTCATAAACACAAAGAATGGTATTATTTATCATATGCATATGAGTTTCCGGAGAAAATTGCCTACGCGATGAGCAAATCGATTACAGGTCCGTGGGAGTTTAAAGGAATCCTGAATGAATTAGCTGGAAACAGTAATACAAATCATCAATCGATTATCGATTTTAAAGGACAATCGTATTTCATTTATCACAACGGAGCATCACAACCAAACGGAGGAAGTTTTAGAAGATCAGTTTGTGTAGACAAATTATATTACAATAAAGACGGAACCATGAAACGAGTTGTAATGACATCTGAGGGAATACAATAA
- a CDS encoding ribulokinase, whose amino-acid sequence MKNYVIGLDYGTDSVRAMLIDTENGQELASNVSHYKRWKNKQYCDASINQFRQHPLDHIEGLEITIQTVIKESKVDASLIKGICIDTTGSSPVPVTKDGIPLALTKGFEENPNAMMVLWKDHTSINEANEINELAVSWGGENVTKYVGGIYSSEWFWAKILHIAREDEAVRNAAHTWMEHCDLMTYLLIEDKDLKTFKRSRCAAGHKAMWHEDWNGLPPVEFLEKLHPYLAQLRGNLYDETYTSDLVAGNLSKEWADRLGLSTETVVAVGTFDAHSGAVGAKIGENTLVRVMGTSTCDILVGSKEEVGTKTVRGICGQVDGSVIPGYIGLEAGQSAFGDLLAWYKELLLWPTDHLLTASTVLNDAQKEQLREEFSDKLIVELTKEAEKIPVSDSLPIALDWINGRRTPDANQELKSAISNLSLGTKAPHIFKALVNAICFGAKKIVDRFEEEGVKIDSVIGIGGVARKSPFIMQTLANVLNKPIKIAASDQTPALGAAIYAAVAAGIYPNVIEASQKIGSDFDGEYFPQLDKVAAYHKLLLAYDQLSAYEDPTIKISQHEFSL is encoded by the coding sequence ATGAAAAATTACGTTATAGGATTGGACTACGGAACAGATTCAGTTCGAGCGATGCTAATAGATACTGAAAATGGGCAAGAGTTGGCATCAAATGTTTCTCATTATAAAAGATGGAAAAACAAGCAATATTGCGATGCGTCGATAAATCAATTTCGTCAACATCCTTTAGATCATATCGAAGGTTTAGAAATTACGATTCAGACGGTTATAAAAGAAAGTAAAGTTGATGCTTCGTTAATAAAAGGAATCTGTATTGATACAACTGGATCTTCTCCAGTTCCTGTTACGAAAGACGGAATTCCGTTAGCATTGACAAAAGGTTTTGAAGAAAATCCGAATGCTATGATGGTACTTTGGAAAGATCATACTTCGATAAATGAAGCAAACGAAATCAACGAATTGGCAGTAAGCTGGGGCGGAGAAAACGTAACTAAATATGTAGGCGGAATTTATTCATCGGAATGGTTTTGGGCAAAAATTCTGCACATTGCAAGAGAAGATGAAGCAGTTCGAAATGCTGCACACACCTGGATGGAGCATTGCGATTTAATGACGTATTTATTGATTGAAGATAAAGATTTAAAAACTTTCAAAAGAAGCCGTTGCGCTGCGGGACATAAAGCAATGTGGCACGAAGACTGGAACGGATTACCACCAGTTGAATTCTTAGAAAAATTACATCCTTATTTGGCTCAACTTCGTGGTAATCTTTATGATGAAACATATACATCAGATTTAGTTGCCGGAAATTTAAGCAAAGAATGGGCAGATCGTTTAGGACTTTCGACAGAAACAGTTGTGGCTGTTGGAACTTTCGATGCACATTCTGGAGCTGTTGGCGCTAAGATTGGAGAAAATACTTTAGTTCGCGTTATGGGAACTTCAACCTGCGATATTTTGGTAGGTTCAAAAGAAGAAGTAGGAACTAAAACTGTTCGTGGAATTTGCGGACAAGTTGATGGATCTGTGATTCCGGGTTATATTGGATTAGAAGCGGGACAATCTGCTTTTGGAGATTTATTGGCTTGGTATAAAGAATTATTGCTTTGGCCAACAGATCATTTATTAACTGCTTCGACTGTTTTAAATGATGCTCAAAAAGAACAATTAAGAGAAGAATTCAGCGATAAATTAATTGTAGAATTAACAAAAGAAGCTGAGAAAATTCCGGTTTCAGATAGTCTTCCAATTGCTTTAGACTGGATCAACGGAAGAAGAACTCCAGACGCTAATCAGGAATTAAAAAGTGCGATTTCGAATCTTTCTTTAGGAACAAAAGCACCACATATTTTCAAAGCTTTAGTAAATGCTATTTGTTTTGGAGCGAAGAAAATCGTGGATCGTTTTGAAGAAGAAGGTGTGAAAATTGACAGCGTTATCGGGATTGGTGGCGTTGCTCGTAAATCTCCTTTTATCATGCAGACTTTGGCAAATGTTTTAAACAAGCCAATTAAAATTGCAGCTTCAGATCAAACTCCAGCTTTGGGAGCGGCGATTTATGCAGCTGTTGCAGCCGGAATTTATCCAAATGTTATTGAAGCAAGTCAAAAAATAGGAAGCGATTTTGACGGAGAATATTTCCCTCAATTAGACAAAGTTGCAGCTTATCATAAACTGCTTTTGGCATACGATCAATTAAGTGCTTACGAAGATCCAACTATTAAAATTTCGCAACATGAGTTCTCTTTATAA
- a CDS encoding alpha-L-arabinofuranosidase C-terminal domain-containing protein → MKSNLITKITLCGLMLNGFYASAQKNNLQVDVAKTVTKIQPTMYGVFFEDINFAADGGLYAEMIKNRSFEFETPMMGWNEPNSDRHKLNQQSGIANIIQYSQKGTNHNYCRVTINDANGYELINEGFRGMGIKKDLKYNLSLKASQLSGNISKIKIQFIDKNKKVLGETSIVPTSKDWANYTAQLTATATEAKAQIKITFEGNGVIDLDQISLFPEDTWKGRKNGMRADLVQLLYDLKPGFLRFPGGCIVEGKTLALRYQWKKSIGNVADRETMINRWNTEFAHKPAPDYFQSFGLGFYEYFQLSEDIGASPLPILSCGMACQFNTGELVPMDQLDPYVQDALDLIEFANGDQTTAWGKVRADMGHPKPFNLKFIGVGNEQWGPDYIERFKVFQKAIKDKYPNITIVSGTGPFPDGDYFDYGMKELKKLNAEIVDEHYYKDPAWFRKNVTRYDNYDRKGPKIFAGEYAAQSVAIASPDNKNNWECAFSEAAFMTGMERNAEVVQLTSYAPLLAHVEGWQWTPDMIWFNNLQSYGTPNYYVQKLFSNNKGTDLINITKDGKPVTGQNDLFASAVKDVNSKEVILKIVNASATAQNASIDVKGAKLDSKGTAIILKGDGINDENSFESPTKISPKESEFKVNGSKVQYDFPAYSVTVLKIKMK, encoded by the coding sequence ATGAAGTCCAATTTAATTACAAAAATTACCCTTTGCGGTTTGATGCTTAACGGCTTTTATGCTTCGGCACAAAAAAATAATCTTCAGGTTGACGTTGCAAAAACGGTTACCAAAATTCAGCCAACAATGTACGGAGTGTTTTTTGAAGATATCAATTTTGCTGCTGATGGAGGTTTGTATGCCGAAATGATTAAGAACAGATCGTTTGAATTCGAAACTCCAATGATGGGATGGAACGAACCAAATAGCGACCGACACAAATTAAATCAGCAATCGGGAATTGCAAACATTATTCAGTATTCTCAAAAAGGAACAAATCATAATTATTGCCGAGTTACAATAAACGATGCAAATGGTTATGAATTGATCAATGAAGGTTTTAGAGGAATGGGAATCAAGAAAGATCTGAAATATAATTTGTCTCTGAAAGCATCGCAATTATCAGGAAATATTTCGAAGATTAAAATTCAATTCATTGATAAAAATAAAAAGGTTTTAGGCGAAACTTCTATTGTTCCAACATCAAAAGATTGGGCAAATTATACGGCACAATTAACGGCAACGGCAACAGAAGCAAAAGCACAAATTAAAATCACTTTTGAAGGAAATGGAGTAATTGATTTAGATCAGATTTCTTTATTTCCGGAAGATACATGGAAAGGCAGAAAGAACGGAATGCGTGCTGATTTAGTACAATTATTATACGATTTGAAACCAGGATTTTTACGTTTTCCGGGTGGATGTATTGTTGAAGGAAAAACGTTGGCATTGCGTTATCAATGGAAAAAATCAATTGGAAATGTAGCCGACAGAGAAACGATGATAAATCGTTGGAATACGGAATTTGCACATAAACCTGCACCGGATTATTTCCAGAGTTTTGGTTTGGGATTCTATGAATATTTCCAGCTTTCTGAAGATATTGGCGCTTCACCTTTACCAATTTTAAGCTGCGGAATGGCGTGTCAATTCAATACAGGAGAATTAGTTCCTATGGATCAATTGGATCCTTATGTGCAAGATGCTTTGGATTTAATTGAATTTGCAAACGGCGATCAAACTACTGCTTGGGGAAAAGTTCGTGCCGATATGGGACATCCAAAACCTTTCAATTTAAAATTTATTGGTGTTGGAAATGAGCAATGGGGACCAGATTATATTGAGCGTTTCAAAGTGTTTCAAAAAGCGATAAAAGATAAATATCCAAATATCACAATTGTATCTGGAACAGGACCTTTTCCTGACGGAGATTATTTTGATTACGGCATGAAAGAACTTAAAAAACTAAATGCTGAAATCGTTGACGAGCACTATTATAAAGATCCAGCTTGGTTCCGTAAAAATGTAACGCGTTACGATAATTATGATCGTAAAGGACCAAAGATTTTTGCTGGAGAATATGCAGCGCAAAGTGTAGCGATTGCAAGTCCGGATAATAAAAACAACTGGGAATGTGCTTTTTCTGAAGCGGCTTTCATGACTGGAATGGAGCGCAATGCTGAGGTAGTTCAATTGACATCTTACGCGCCTTTATTGGCTCACGTTGAAGGCTGGCAATGGACGCCGGATATGATTTGGTTCAACAATTTGCAATCTTATGGAACGCCAAATTATTATGTTCAAAAATTATTTTCTAATAATAAAGGAACAGATTTAATCAATATTACAAAAGACGGAAAACCAGTTACGGGACAAAATGATTTGTTTGCATCGGCAGTAAAAGATGTGAATTCAAAAGAAGTAATTCTGAAAATTGTGAATGCTTCTGCAACGGCTCAAAATGCTTCAATTGATGTAAAAGGAGCAAAATTAGATTCAAAAGGAACGGCAATAATCTTAAAAGGAGACGGAATAAATGATGAGAATTCTTTTGAGTCTCCAACGAAAATTAGTCCAAAAGAAAGCGAATTTAAGGTGAACGGAAGCAAGGTTCAATATGATTTTCCGGCATACTCAGTTACTGTTTTGAAAATTAAGATGAAATAA
- a CDS encoding alpha-L-arabinofuranosidase C-terminal domain-containing protein — MKKALLITFLIAICNQVSFAQGGITVVTIKNNADAPTINRNIYGHFAEHLGRSIYGGFFVGDTSKIPNTKGVRNDIIKALKELKIPNLRWPGGCFADTYHWKDGIGPQQERPTIVNKWWGGTTEDNSFGTHDFLNMCELLGAEPYLSGNVGSGTVQELADWVQYTNFSGKSPMSDLRKKNGRTEPWKVKFWGIGNEAWGCGGNMTAEYYANEYRKYATFMSDWENTGGITRIASGSNSADYNWTEVLMKNIPINMLGGVGVHHYAVIDWGKKGDGVNFTEDGYFHTMQSALKMEELVTKHSAIMDKYDPEKKVAMIVDEWGAWYEVEQGTNPGFLYQQNTMRDAVLAGATLNIFNNHSDRVRMANLAQCVNVLQAVILTDKAKMITTPTYHVMKMYSVHQDAKLLPVSFQSPLYTFNGETLPAVSASASKDKSGLVHISLVNVDAKNKNIIEIDVKDLGVKNFTGTIITSAKLQDYNSFDTPNKIVPTVFKGFENKKGKLEITIPPFSVVVLEGK, encoded by the coding sequence ATGAAAAAAGCACTTTTAATCACATTTCTTATTGCCATTTGTAATCAGGTTAGTTTCGCTCAAGGCGGAATTACTGTAGTAACCATAAAAAACAATGCAGATGCACCAACAATCAATAGAAACATCTACGGACATTTTGCAGAACATTTAGGACGTTCCATTTATGGAGGTTTTTTTGTGGGAGATACATCGAAAATTCCAAATACAAAAGGAGTTAGAAATGATATTATTAAAGCTTTAAAAGAATTAAAAATTCCAAATCTAAGATGGCCAGGCGGATGTTTTGCTGATACTTATCACTGGAAAGACGGAATTGGTCCACAACAAGAAAGACCAACAATCGTAAATAAATGGTGGGGCGGAACAACAGAAGACAATAGTTTTGGAACACATGATTTCTTGAATATGTGCGAACTTCTTGGAGCAGAACCTTATTTATCAGGAAATGTAGGAAGCGGAACCGTTCAGGAATTGGCTGATTGGGTTCAGTACACAAATTTCAGCGGTAAAAGTCCGATGAGTGATTTGCGTAAAAAAAACGGAAGAACAGAACCTTGGAAAGTTAAATTCTGGGGAATTGGAAATGAAGCTTGGGGTTGCGGAGGAAATATGACGGCAGAATATTATGCAAATGAATACCGCAAATATGCAACCTTCATGTCAGATTGGGAAAACACAGGCGGAATTACCCGCATCGCTTCAGGATCAAACAGCGCCGATTATAACTGGACAGAAGTTCTAATGAAAAACATTCCGATCAATATGTTAGGCGGAGTTGGAGTTCACCATTATGCAGTAATTGATTGGGGTAAAAAAGGTGACGGAGTTAATTTTACCGAAGACGGATATTTCCATACCATGCAATCTGCTTTAAAAATGGAAGAATTGGTAACCAAACATTCTGCTATAATGGACAAATACGATCCAGAGAAAAAAGTAGCCATGATTGTAGACGAATGGGGAGCTTGGTATGAAGTAGAACAAGGAACAAATCCAGGTTTTTTATACCAACAAAACACGATGAGAGATGCAGTTTTGGCTGGAGCAACACTTAATATTTTCAACAATCATTCAGACAGAGTTCGCATGGCAAACCTTGCACAATGTGTAAATGTTTTGCAAGCCGTAATTCTAACAGACAAAGCAAAAATGATTACAACGCCAACGTATCATGTAATGAAAATGTACAGCGTTCATCAGGATGCAAAATTATTACCGGTAAGTTTCCAATCGCCATTGTACACCTTTAATGGAGAAACACTTCCTGCGGTATCAGCTTCGGCATCAAAAGACAAAAGCGGATTAGTTCATATTTCGCTAGTAAATGTTGACGCAAAAAATAAAAATATAATCGAAATTGATGTAAAAGATCTTGGCGTTAAAAACTTTACAGGAACAATTATTACATCGGCAAAATTGCAAGATTACAATTCATTCGATACTCCAAACAAAATTGTACCAACAGTTTTTAAAGGTTTCGAAAACAAAAAAGGAAAACTTGAAATCACAATTCCTCCATTTTCAGTAGTTGTTTTGGAAGGAAAATAA
- a CDS encoding arabinan endo-1,5-alpha-L-arabinosidase produces the protein MKKSNSIIKIASCIGLFLLVFAATSCSKDDPATETTTPPVVVVPPVVTPTFPGPTYADNYTSISGWGTKAQWNLANVHDPSVEKSGEYYYMYQTDASYGNSTEGHGHFFYRRSKDLVNWEFMGPSMTEAPAWVKDSLNNKRARMSPALPPITNPNYGYWAPCVRKVGNIYRMYYSIVVTNPIVGTDTNTSWSERAFIGLAETDDLASNKWTDKGMVVCSEPDGVKSYVRNGGNDWDAYFKFNAIDPSFIQTPEGDQYLIYGSWHSGIAALKLNPTTGKPDKLKTIDDYGVRIAGRGNVNTNRWQALEGPEIIYNPDTQYYYLFLAYDELSVAYNTRVARSKSILGPYQTISGMSITNGAECFPMVTHPYSFKNHTGWVGISHCAVFQNPDTKQWYYASQARLPEGVPGIAVSNAVMMGHVRGIQWTEDGWPVIDPERYAAVPATTIVEGSFVGTWEQITMNYQYKTIQKSVTLYLTADKKVSGDANGTWSYDSTKKILTINGVKCNVTDAWDWELATRKVTLTYSGLTGTGLPVWGKKIN, from the coding sequence ATGAAAAAATCAAATTCCATTATAAAAATTGCTTCCTGTATTGGACTCTTTTTATTAGTTTTTGCTGCAACAAGTTGTTCAAAAGATGACCCTGCAACAGAAACCACAACGCCGCCAGTAGTTGTTGTGCCGCCAGTGGTTACGCCAACTTTTCCGGGACCAACTTATGCAGATAATTATACTTCAATATCAGGTTGGGGAACAAAAGCACAATGGAATTTAGCCAATGTGCACGATCCATCAGTAGAAAAAAGTGGTGAATATTATTATATGTATCAAACCGATGCTTCTTACGGAAATTCAACTGAAGGTCACGGACATTTTTTCTACAGAAGATCAAAAGATTTAGTCAATTGGGAATTTATGGGACCATCAATGACCGAAGCTCCGGCTTGGGTAAAAGATTCTCTGAATAATAAAAGAGCCAGAATGTCTCCGGCATTGCCACCAATTACAAATCCTAATTATGGATATTGGGCACCTTGCGTTCGAAAAGTGGGTAACATTTATAGAATGTATTACAGCATTGTGGTGACAAACCCAATTGTTGGAACAGACACGAATACTTCTTGGTCAGAACGCGCATTTATTGGCTTAGCCGAAACAGATGATTTGGCTTCAAATAAGTGGACAGACAAAGGAATGGTCGTTTGTTCAGAACCAGATGGCGTAAAAAGTTACGTTAGAAACGGAGGAAATGATTGGGACGCTTATTTTAAATTTAATGCAATCGATCCAAGTTTTATTCAAACTCCAGAAGGTGATCAATATTTAATTTACGGTTCATGGCATTCTGGAATTGCAGCTTTAAAACTGAATCCAACAACGGGAAAACCAGATAAATTAAAAACAATTGACGATTACGGAGTTCGTATCGCTGGACGCGGAAATGTAAATACAAACCGTTGGCAAGCGCTAGAAGGACCGGAAATTATCTATAATCCAGACACACAATATTATTATTTATTCTTGGCTTATGATGAATTATCGGTTGCTTATAATACACGTGTTGCGCGTTCGAAAAGTATTTTAGGACCGTATCAAACCATCAGCGGAATGAGTATCACAAACGGAGCAGAATGCTTTCCGATGGTAACACATCCATACTCTTTTAAAAATCATACAGGTTGGGTTGGAATATCGCATTGTGCCGTTTTTCAAAATCCGGATACTAAACAATGGTATTATGCATCGCAAGCACGTTTACCGGAAGGAGTTCCTGGAATTGCGGTTTCAAATGCAGTTATGATGGGACACGTTCGCGGCATTCAATGGACAGAAGATGGATGGCCAGTTATTGATCCTGAACGTTATGCGGCGGTACCAGCCACAACAATTGTAGAAGGAAGTTTTGTTGGAACTTGGGAACAAATAACCATGAATTATCAATACAAAACCATTCAGAAATCAGTAACACTTTATCTAACTGCTGACAAAAAAGTAAGCGGCGACGCAAACGGAACGTGGTCGTATGACAGCACTAAAAAAATCCTAACCATAAACGGCGTAAAATGTAATGTAACAGACGCCTGGGATTGGGAATTAGCGACGAGAAAAGTGACATTAACTTATTCAGGTTTGACAGGAACAGGATTACCAGTTTGGGGTAAAAAGATAAATTAA